From Salmo salar chromosome ssa04, Ssal_v3.1, whole genome shotgun sequence, one genomic window encodes:
- the tmem176 gene encoding transmembrane protein 176 (The RefSeq protein has 2 substitutions compared to this genomic sequence) has translation MAVSVSRDLSVSVTTDINSDKLTDRQRALRESIQKGEPKALGVSQVMIGLMVMSYSIPLLSTEFTEVVTFGVPWWSGLSFIAAGVIAIVIEKHSSMKSLGVCMVVTLVAILVSLLALIFYFIDLHNNPETPCNHPLAAATHYGEEYECDHQHYATVFSYGVKSSLLLFTIIQIIVSSTLSYILYKKRRGFGPYSSINQDVPSTPIQVTAPNFN, from the exons ATGGCTGTGTCGGTCTCAAGGGACCTGTCAGTGAGCGTGACGACGGACATCAACTCGGATAAACTGACCTACAGACAGCGGGCTCTGCGCGAGAGCATCCAGAAAGGCGAGCCAAAGGCTTTGGGG GTGTCCCAGGTAATGATTGGGTTGATGGTGATGTCctactccatccccctcctctccactgagTTCACAGAGGTCGTGACCTTTGGGGTACCCTGGTGGAGTGGCCTATCG TTCATAGCAGCAGGAGTCATTGCCATAGTGATGGAGAAACACAGCAGTATGAAATCG cTGGGTGTGTGTATGGTAGTGACACTGGTGGCCATTTTGGTTTCTCTCCTGGCCCTCATCTTCTACTTCATTGATCTCCACAATAACCCAGAGACACCGTGTAACCACCCCCTGGCCGCCGCAACACACTACGGGGAGGAGTATGAATGTGACCACCAGCACTATGCCACT GTGTTCAGTTATGGAGTAAAGTCGTCCCTCCTTCTCTTTACCATCATCCAGATCATCGTCTCCTCGACGCTCTCTTACATCCTGTACAAAAAGAGGAGGGGTTTCGGACCATACTCA
- the LOC106602588 gene encoding vacuolar protein sorting-associated protein 37C translates to MDKLQDLSQSELEDLLDNTERVESMALESDEIQNIQLEREMALASNRNLAEQNLDMKPRLERQREHLVERYSELEGVREAYRQHCDQKDGIMGQASPEGLFSKLQTEGASTETESESLADEFLDGQLSLDSFLDRFLSLRSLAHKRRVRIEKLQEILRQKKETAAGDASTGSMTSQTSGNQDPATTQSSPWNHHHPQQQQPQQNSNPNNHASFQNGPGSALPYTPYPVSPPNPTATSAVSGPGPSIPPGQFPPYPSPGSPFTSAAGYSARPAFGPPATACPYPTQPTFPGVPGSGSAFGQYSAPNTAPYPSAYTYGGVGGYSYPTGPALPNSQSPTGRPQYRPGFGVPQPYS, encoded by the exons ATGGACAAGCTTCAGGACCTCAGCCAATCCGAGTTGGAGGATTTGCTGGACAATACAGAGCGGGTGGAGTCCATGGCATTGGAATCTGATGAG ATTCAGAACATTCAGCTGGAGAGGGAGATGGCACTGGCCTCCAACCGTAACCTGGCAGAGCAGAACCTGGACATGAAGCCTcgcctggagagacagagagaacatctGGTGGAGAGATACTCCGAACTGGAGGGAGTCAGAGAGGCCTACAGACAACACTGTGATCAGAAAG ATGGCATCATGGGGCAGGCATCACCGGAGGGGTTGTTCTCCAAACTTCAGACAGAGGGCGCCAGCACGGAGACGGAGTCAGAG tCCCTGGCAGATGAGTTTCTGGACGGCCAGCTGTCTCTGGACTCGTTCCTTGACCGTTTCCTCTCCCTCCGCTCCCTCGCTCACAAAAGACGAGTGCGGATAGAGAAGCTGCAGGAAATCCTGCGCCAGAAGAAGGAGACCGCCGCGGGCGACGCCTCCACCGGCTCCATGACGTCACAAACGAGCGGCAATCAAGACCCAGCGACGACACAGTCATCGCCATggaatcatcatcatcctcagcaACAACAACCGCAGCAGAATTCCAATCCCAACAACCACGCTAGTTTCCAAAACGGCCCCGGTTCCGCCCTACCTTACACCCCATACCCCGTCTCCCCTCCTAACCCGACAGCCACCTCTGCAGTATCAGGCCCAGGCCCGTCCATTCCCCCAGGTCAATTTCCTCCCTACCCCAGCCCCGGCTCACCTTTCACCTCAGCGGCGGGCTACTCAGCCCGTCCTGCTTTTGGGCCTCCGGCCACTGCCTGCCCATACCCCACCCAGCCTACGTTCCCTGGTGTCCCCGGCTCAGGGTCTGCGTTCGGGCAATACAGTGCCCCCAACACCGCCCCCTACCCCTCTGCGTACACCTACGGTGGGGTTGGGGGGTATAGCTACCCCACGGGCCCTGCTCTGCCCAACTCTCAGTCCCCCACAGGCAGGCCGCAGTACAGGCCCGGGTTTGGAGTGCCACAGCCCTACTCCTGA
- the tmem176 gene encoding transmembrane protein 176 isoform X1, producing the protein MAVSVSRDLSVSVTTDINSDKLTYRQRALRESIQKGEPKALGVSQVMIGLMVMSYSIPLLSTEFTEVVTFGVPWWSGLSLGVCMVVTLVAILVSLLALIFYFIDLHNNPETPCNHPLAAATHYGEEYECDHQHYATVFSYGVKSSLLLFTIIQIIVSSTLSYILYKKRRGFGPYSSINQDVPSTPIQVTAPNFN; encoded by the exons ATGGCTGTGTCGGTCTCAAGGGACCTGTCAGTGAGCGTGACGACGGACATCAACTCGGATAAACTGACCTACAGACAGCGGGCTCTGCGCGAGAGCATCCAGAAAGGCGAGCCAAAGGCTTTGGGG GTGTCCCAGGTAATGATTGGGTTGATGGTGATGTCctactccatccccctcctctccactgagTTCACAGAGGTCGTGACCTTTGGGGTACCCTGGTGGAGTGGCCTATCG cTGGGTGTGTGTATGGTAGTGACACTGGTGGCCATTTTGGTTTCTCTCCTGGCCCTCATCTTCTACTTCATTGATCTCCACAATAACCCAGAGACACCGTGTAACCACCCCCTGGCCGCCGCAACACACTACGGGGAGGAGTATGAATGTGACCACCAGCACTATGCCACT GTGTTCAGTTATGGAGTAAAGTCGTCCCTCCTTCTCTTTACCATCATCCAGATCATCGTCTCCTCGACGCTCTCTTACATCCTGTACAAAAAGAGGAGGGGTTTCGGACCATACTCA
- the si:dkey-9i23.16 gene encoding uncharacterized protein si:dkey-9i23.16, with the protein MMSSTESGTGGPKLHRLFIKFDPEVVAVVSILLGLFQVLLAVPLYYMDIGLPKLQLMLPLFIGFLFVTAGSFAFACEKSPGRQLLTGCAYTNVASLLAGLLALCMYSVSLHSVQGTAEPCTLPSIDLYAGAAQKCPGEYLEGFFRSVTVLLIVYDLGALILHSLLSLSALKGLRVGLCRMIN; encoded by the exons ATGATGTCATCCACTGAGTCAGGAACAGGTGGTCCTAAACTACATCGCCTCTTCATCAAGTTTGACCCAGAGGTTGTAGCG GTGGTGTCGATACTGCTGGGTCTATTCCAAGTGCTGTTGGCGGTGCCTCTGTACTACATGGACATTGGCTTGCCCAAACTACAACTTATGCTCCCTTTATTTATTGGCTTCCTG TTTGTGACGGCAGGGTCGTTCGCCTTCGCCTGTGAGAAGTCTCCCGGCAGACAGCTA CTGACGGGCTGTGCCTACACTAACGTGGCCAGCCTGTTGGCGGGCCTACTGGCTCTGTGTATGTACAGCGTCTCCCTACACTCCGTCCAGGGCACTGCTGAACCCTGCACTCTGCCAAGCATCGACCTGTATGCCGGGGCTGCACAAAAGTGCCCAGGAGAGTACCTGGAG GGGTTCTTCAGGAGTGTCACAGTCCTACTCATCGTTTATGACCTGGGGGCTCttatcctccactctctcctctctttgtccGCACTCAAGGGACTCAGAGTGGGACTGTGCCGAATGATCAATTAA